From the genome of Populus alba chromosome 10, ASM523922v2, whole genome shotgun sequence, one region includes:
- the LOC118059674 gene encoding uncharacterized protein At2g39795, mitochondrial-like — MSFTAILRKSASSVAPLASRIIRVGQRDYHPALFSALKHQVNLPCKNPSLAVPFLQRFCSTVTETHRPSSNESILRALESEIKVAQETVGQDGVEEFPKEYPFKIDDNAGQQTVILTREYEGELVRVEVHMPDVVTGEDNDVDDDSDDNQRPVQSSIPLVVTVSKKCGTCLEFNCVAYADEIKIDSMSIIGPETSEDQMAYDGPNFHDFDEKLKKGFHKYLEIRGIKASTTNFLHEYMINKDSREYMGWLSNLKQFIEA; from the exons ATGTCTTTCACTGCAATTCTCCGCAAATCGGCTTCGTCTGTAGCTCCACTAGCGAGTCGAATCATTCGAGTCGGCCAGAGAGATTACCACCCTGCCCTCTTCTCCGCCCTGAAACACCAAGTCAATCTCCCTTGCAAAAACCCCTCTCTTGCCGTTCCATTTCTGCAACGCTTTTGCTCTACGGTTACTGAAACTCATAGGCCCAGTTCGAACGAGTCGATTCTTCGAGCTCTTGAATCGGAGATCAAGGTTGCCCAGGAAACCGTTGGCCAAGATGGT GTCGAAGAGTTTCCAAAGGAATATCCTTTCAAGATTGATGACAATGCTGGGCAGCAAACTGTGATACTGACAAGAGAATATGAAGGTGAACTCGTGAGAGTTGAAGTTCACATGCCTGATGTTGTTACTGGGGAGGATAATGATGTTGATGATGACAGTGATGATAACCAGCGGCCTGTGCAATCTAGTATCCCATTAGTTGTTACAGTCTCCAAAAAGTGTGGAACTTGTCTGGAGTTCAACTGTGTTGCTTATGCTGATGAGATAAAAATCGACAGCATGTCAATTATAGGTCCTGAGACTTCTGAGGATCAAATGGCTTATGATGGACCTAACTTCCA TGATTTTGACGAGAAACTGAAGAAAGGTTTTCACAAGTATTTGGAGATCAGAGGAATAAAGGCCAGCACTACCAATTTCTTACACGAGTACATGATCAACAAGGACAGTCGAGAATACATGGGATGGTTGAGCAACCTCAAGCAGTTCATCGAGGCATGA